One Echeneis naucrates chromosome 16, fEcheNa1.1, whole genome shotgun sequence DNA window includes the following coding sequences:
- the LOC115056099 gene encoding ankyrin repeat and SOCS box protein 15-like, with protein sequence MIPGVNEDSPGVEQDSLGVKLYSPGVKQDSPGVKLYSPGVNEDSLGVKLDSPGVKQDSLGVKQDSPGVNFSAGSPGVKLYSPGVKQDSLGVKQDSPGVNFSAGSPGVKLDSPGVNEDSLGVKQDSPGVNLSAGSLLSGGDPSSPELSPGWGVMNTFEESGEEELNDYIIQLNIHESCQEAFLKSASSLSTATDENLRVLAAIEQGEVPTLREMLGHPFAFRELDVSGWLPLHRAAAQPVLEVLETVLRLAAQGLSLEDRTAVGGDTALTLAVKAGLERNVRSLLEHGASPHNTNSKEESPLLLAVRAGSYRMANALVAHGAWVEQVCRRNWTAMHEAAEVGHVDILMLLLRNGGRVNQKDATGVTPLAVAAEHGHFDIIEILLNFGSRVNSQALNGESVLLDAAGSGNTNCVQLLLDNGADPNLPSYTGHLPIHKAAYAGHYEVLRMLIPLTNRKAIREAGQSPVHSAAEGGHSRCLQLLLAHGFDVNFRMNIRNAENYRDMRRSALYFAVSNGDGDCTKVLLAAGAKTDLDPLCCLLVAVRSGRYDIVKLLLAAKADVNCFFTVVSDTVFPTALQYCLKDEVMMRLLLNNGYDAEKCFCCSHDTTSEPADDVDGKIPFCEFMSLCCLIHLSGKVIRILLDYVSHVHICSKLRLILEKQKEWPEISEILSSPRSLGHLCRLLIRRRLTLKRLNNPEIMNSRVFPPRLKTFILYQELDLYSPQGPERIM encoded by the exons ATGATACCTGGGGTCAATGAGGACTCTCCTGGGGTCGAACAGGACTCACTTGGGGTCAAACTGTACTCTCCTGGGGTCAAACAGGACTCACCTGGGGTCAAACTGTACTCACCTGGGGTCAATGAGGACTCACTTGGGGTCAAACTGGACTCTCCTGGGGTCAAACAGGACTCACTTGGGGTCAAACAGGACTCACCTGGGGTCAACTTTTCTGCAGGCTCTCCTGGGGTCAAACTGTACTCTCCTGGGGTCAAACAGGACTCACTTGGGGTCAAACAGGACTCACCTGGGGTCAACTTTTCTGCAGGCTCTCCTGGGGTCAAACTGGACTCTCCTGGGGTCAATGAGGACTCACTTGGGGTCAAACAGGACTCTCCTGGGGTCAACCTTTCTGCAGGCTCTCTGTTGTCCGGTGGTGACCCCTCTTCACCGGAGCTCTCTCCTGGTTGGGG AGTGATGAACACGTTTGAAGAATCTGGTGAAGAGGAGCTCAATGACTACATCATCCAGCTGAACATTCATGAGTCCTGCCAGGAAGCCTTTCTGAAGTCTGCATCCAG TTTATCAACAGCGACAGATGAAAACCTGAGAGTCCTGGCTGCCATTGAGCAAG GTGAGGTGCCAACGCTCAGGGAGATGCTGGGTCACCCCTTCGCCTTCCGAGAGTTGGATGTCAGCGGCTGGCTTCCCCTCCACCGAGCTGCGGCCCAGCCGGTCCTGGAGGTCCTGGAGACCGTCCTGAGGC TGGCAGCTCAGGGCCTCAGCCTGGAGGACAGGACGGCCGTCGGGGGGGACACGGCGCTGACTCTGGCGGTGAAAGCTGGACTGGAGCGGAACGTGAGGAGCCTGTTGGAGCACGGAGCCTCCCCCCACAACACCAACAGCAAGGAGGAGTCCCCGCTGCTGCTGG CGGTGAGGGCCGGGTCCTACCGGATGGCCAACGCCCTGGTGGCTCACGGTGCCTGGGTGGAGCAGGTCTGCAGAAGGAACTGGACGGCCATGCACGAGGCGGCAGAGGTCGGACACGTGGACatcctgatgctgctgctgaggaacGGCGGCCGGGTAAACCAGAAGGATGCGACGGGCGTGACACCGCTCGCCGTGGCTGCAGAGCACGGACACTTCGACATCATTGAGATTTTACTGAACTTTG GGAGCAGAGTGAACTCTCAGGCCTTGAACGGGGAAAGCGTCCTGCTGGATGCAGCCGGATCAGGAAACACCAACTGCGTTCAGCTTCTGCTGGACAACGGGGCCGACCCAAACCTGCCCAGCTACACCGGACACCTGCCCATCCATAAGGCAGCGTACGCCGGACACTACGA AGTTCTGAGGATGCTGATCCCCCTGACCAATCGGAAGGCCATCAGGGAGGCGGGCCAGAGCCCCGTCCACTCGGCGGCGGAGGGCGGCCACAGCCGCTGCCTGCAGCTCCTGTTGGCCCACGGCTTCGACGTCAACTTCCGCATGAACATCAGAAACGCCGAGAACTACCGGGACATGAGGAGGAGCGCCCTGTACTTCGCCGTCTCCAATGGTGATGGGGATTGCACCAAAGTCCTGCTGGCGGCCGGGGCGAAGACGGACCTGGACCCGCTCTGCTGCCTCCTGGTGGCGGTCCGGTCCGGGCGCTATGACAtcgtgaagctgctgctggcggCCAAGGCCGACGTGAACTGTTTCTTCACGGTGGTGAGCGACACGGTGTTCCCCACGGCGCTGCAGTACTGCCTGAAGGACGAGGTGATGATGAGGCTGCTGCTCAACAACGGCTACGACGCTGAAaagtgtttctgctgcagccacgaCACAACGTCAGAGCCCGCCGATGACGTGGACGGCAAAATCCCT TTTTGTGAGTTCATGAGTCTCTGCTGCCTCATACATCTGTCCGGGAAAGTGATCCGGATTCTGCTGGACTACGTCAGCCACGTCCACATCTGCTCCAAACTCAGACTCATCctggagaagcagaaagagtGGCCTGAAATATCTGAAATCCTCA GCAGTCCTCGCTCCCTCGGACACCTCTGCAGGCTGCTGATCAGGAGGCGTTTGACCCTGAAGAGACTCAACAATCCAGAAATCATGAATTCACGTGTGTTCCCTCCCCGACTGAAGACCTTCATACTGTACCAGGAACTGGATCTCTACAGTCCGCAGGGCCCTGAACGCATCATGTGA
- the lmod2a gene encoding leiomodin-2a, whose translation MSTFGYRRELNKYEEVDEDELLASLSSEELRELERELADLDPDNNVPIGLRQKDQTAKTPTGTFDRDALLKYWEDDNKKLQEVKGERKAEQDGRTDRSEEERMLATSSNTGKTPGHDRKKASNKEKKDKCKKENPTRIKCPQRNGQSKGSRIEVRRTETADQNLNLSGNPTVIDKALEQILGDDPTMNEVNLNNIEDISQETLLRFAEALCTNTQVHVFSLANTHADDRVAFAISKMLRENRSIKNLNIESNFVSGQGILALLAALQHNRTLVELRFHNQRHICGGKVEMEMVQLLRENTTLLKLGYQFDLPGPRMTATSILTRNQDQQRQRRLQQKKEQSPPEVSAQVSAPTAENRPSKKPLQSSKTAEKHNRNPPPPSFDPTSTKGQLNQRKPRSKKLKNGANEKESADILKDLKNALKPSLQKKREAPSHLPPPQRSSRDDLMAAIRGSSIRSLKRVNLSET comes from the exons ATGAGTACCTTTGGGTACCGCAGGGAGCTGAACAAGTATGAGGAGGTGGACGAAGATGAGCTGTTGGCCTCGCTGTCCTCAGAGGAGCTCCgggagctggagagagagctgGCCGACCTCGACCCGGACAACAACGTCCCCATCGGCCTGAGGCAGAAAGACCAGACCGCCAAAACCCCCACGGGGACCTTCGACAGGGACGCTCTGCTGAAATACTGGGAAGATGACAACAAGAAGCTGCAGGAGGTGAAAGGAGAGCGCAAAGCAGAACAG GACGGGAGGACAGATCGGAGCGAGGAGGAACGAATGTTAGCGACCAGCAGCAACACTGGCAAGACTCCGGGACACGACAGGAAGAAGGCATCAAATAAGGAGAAGAAGGACAAGTGTAAAAAGGAGAACCCCACCAGGATTAAATGTCCTCAGAGGAACGGCCAATCAAAAGGCTCCAGGATCGAAGTGAGGAGGACTGAAACCGCAGATCAAAACCTGAACCTGAGCGGAAACCCTACCGTCATCGACAAAGCTCTGGAGCAGATCCTGGGCGACGATCCCACCATGAACGAAGTCAACCTCAACAACATTGAAGACATCTCCCAGGAGACGTTGCTTCGGTTTGCCGAGGCCCTGTGCACGAACACTCAGGTGCACGTTTTCAGTCTGGCTAACACGCACGCCGACGACCGGGTCGCCTTCGCCATCTCCAAGATGCTCCGCGAAAACCGCTCCATCAAAAACCTGAACATCGAGTCCAACTTTGTGTCCGGTCAGGGCATCCTGGCTCTGCTGGCGGCGCTGCAGCACAACAGGACGCTGGTGGAGCTTCGCTTCCACAACCAGAGGCACATCTGCGGGGGGaaggtggagatggagatggtCCAGCTGCTGAGGGAGAACACCACCCTTCTCAAGCTTGGCTACCAGTTTGACCTCCCGGGCCCCAGAATGACGGCGACCAGCATCCTGACGCGAAACCAGGACCAACAGCGCCAGAGGAGGCTTCAACAGAAGAAGGAACAGAGTCCTCCAGAAGTCTCAGCACAAGTGTCTGCTCCAACTGCAGAAAACAGGCCGTCAAAAAAGCCGTTACAATCTTCCAAAACTGCAGAAAAGCACAACAgaaatcctcctcctccgtctttTGACCCAACCAGCACGAAGGGCCAGCTgaaccagaggaaacccagaTCGAAGAAGCTCAAGAACGGCGCCAATGAAAAGGAGAGCGCCGACATTCTCAAAGACCTGAAGAACGCCCTGAAACCATCGCTGCAGAAGAAACGAGAGGCGCCGTCTCACCTGCCACCGCCACAGAGGTCGAGCCGCGACGACCTGATGGCAGCGATTCGAGGCAGCAGCATCAGGTCCTTAAAAAGG GTGAATCTGTCAGAGACTTGA
- the iqub gene encoding IQ and ubiquitin-like domain-containing protein — MTVEEAGAQADLPDEMTQPKESKTPEDVGNSTATVKVVLVPEGHVMTAAFAIGLSIQELKRHLAAELRVPVEVLQVSLDGRVLEEQQSLMALGVQPHSSTRLEMSSTDPSTHPLRPLRPPEQDNMPDVITVRVHTDDEAFQEVVVEIERPRQQKAFLGGYRHRETGAEYHHAATQTRPKRRPDRGAVVFSRDTQTVELKPQTQQCPVDVSTQMTGIGCYVSCMSDKMVIPSNYVTAKEYHSRRLRAVICLQSFARRWLALQAVNQMRRERDRRLAWLELQERKRREEKEEQLRDRRQRWLSPQRREDFNLLYHALEKWRREEEEQINSSLRGAERKAALCSLLEQETELIAAIGRHRIAVQSNNYDKTIRNFLDKSAAPHRWRAADGRLIEMDSQHTIRARELKDLYNNVNLPAVSQEQRLHVLMTLKHTVKEHECQLTRDIVDLIDREADLMSRRVKASNLEGLRKRISTLLLQYIKTPAFNPEVAKLLKVPQNSSQLKNGMFLCRSCQRHLPSASFCPPAGARLSGQCQDCTRLDNIARTRDDFSCYKNILKRLRGEEQQLSEDAKIPFLLQVEDVRYLVEVVWASRSAFRASSDLYNLVFVRWERKRHWSPWNCILLSKDETSAHLEVEDVHKAYEATFIRSIEHKHMLARRHFSQIPVMAEYLDSQPASGLTNQLFSRPITMMIKHAAGSRAASAH, encoded by the exons ATGACGGTGGAAGAAGCTGGAGCTCAGGCTGATCTGCCTGATGAGATGACACAGCCTAAAGAGAGTAAGACACCAGAAGATGTTGGAAACTCAACGGCCACAG TGAAGGTGGTGCTGGTCCCCGAGGGTCATGTGATGACGGCGGCATTCGCCATTGGTCTCAGCATTCAGGAGCTGAAGCGTCACCTCGCTGCAGAGCTCAGGGTTCCTGTGGAGGTGCTGCAGGTCTCTCTGGACG GCAGGGtgttggaggagcagcagagcctGATGGCGCTTGGTGTCCAACCACACAGCTCCACTCGCCTGGAGATGAGCTCCACCGACCCGAGCACCCACCCTCTCCGGCCCCTACGTCCACCAGAACAGGACAACATGCCAGACGTCATCACTGTGCGAGTCCACACAG ATGACGAAGCCTTccaggaggtggtggtggagatCGAGCGTCCCCGCCAGCAGAAGGCCTTCCTTGGCGGCTACAGACACCGAGAGACGGGCGCCGAATATCACCATGCTGCCACCCAGACCCGACCCAAGAGGAGACCTGACAGAGGAGCGGTTGTCTTCAGTCGGGACACACAG aCAGTGGAGCTGAAGCCTCAGACCCAGCAGTGTCCGGTCGACGTCTCCACCCAGATGACCGGCATCGGCTGCTACGTCTCCTGTATGAGCGACAAAATGGTCATCCCCAGCAATTATGTCACTGCCAAAGAGTACCACAGCAGGAGGCTGAGAGCT GTGATCTGTTTGCAGTCGTTTGCTCGACGCTGGCTGGCCCTGCAGGCCGTGAACCAGATGAGGAGGGAGCGGGACCGGCGGCTGGCTTGGttggagctgcaggagaggaagaggagggaggaaaaggaggagcagctgagagACCGCCGCCAACGCTGGCTGAGCCCACAGAGGAGGGAAGACTTCAATCTGCTGTACCACGCCCTGGAGA AGTGGAGgcgtgaggaagaggagcagatcAATTCGTCTCTGagaggagctgagaggaagGCTGCTCTCTGCTCGCTGCTGGAGCAGGAGACTGAGCTCATCGCCGCCATCGGACGCCATCGCATTGCCGTGCAGAGCAACAACTATGATAAAACAATCAGGAACTTCCTTGACAAG TCTGCGGCTCCTCATCGGTGGCGAGCAGCAGATGGTCGGCTGATTGAGATGGACAGTCAACACACCATCAGAGCCAGAGAGCTGAAAGATCTGTACAACAATGTCAACCTGCCTGCAGTCAGCCAGGAGCAGAGGCTGCACGTCCTGATGACACTCAAACACACCGTCAAG GAGCATGAGTGTCAGCTGACGCGGGACATCGTGGATTTGATTGACAGGGAAGCGGACCTGATGAGTAGGAGAGTGAAGGCGTCCAATCTGGAGGGCCTGAGGAAGAGAATCTCCACTCTGCTCCTCCAGTACATCAAAACACCAGCATTTAATCCTGAGGTGGCCAAACTGCTCAAG GTTCCCCAGAATTCCTCCCAGCTGAAGAACGGCATGTTCCTCTGTCGCAGCTGTCAGCGTCACTTGCCCTCTGCCAGCTTCTGTCCACCCGCCGGCGCCCGTCTGAGTGGTCAGTGCCAGGACTGCACCAGACTCGACAACATAGCTAGAACCCGGGACGACTTCTCCTGCTACAAGAACATCTTGAAGAGACTGAGAGGcgaagagcagcagctcagtgaggaTGCTAAGATCCccttcctgctgcag GTGGAGGATGTGCGTTACCTGGTGGAGGTCGTCTGGGCGTCCCGCTCTGCCTTCCGTGCCAGCAGTGACCTTTACAACCTGGTGTTCGTCCGTTGGGAACGAAAAAGGCACTGGAGCCCCTGGAACTGCATCCTCCTCTCCAAAGACGAGACGTCGGCTCATCTGGAGGTGGAAGATGTCCACAAG
- the asb15a gene encoding ankyrin repeat and SOCS box protein 15 produces the protein MFDLCDVRGTEAADEMDEDELLDSCRQEHLTGSDRSDALKLVDAIKRGHMSVLQELCDFPAAFGQVDEQGWYPLHRAAVQPLVSVLEAVLYASFSLSLEETTTEGDTFLTLAVKSGLVENVKMLLAHGASPHTTTTKNESPLLLAVRAGSHQMVSCLIAGGARVGQVCLRRWTAMHEASRAGCLHVMELLLQNGGQVSETDQHGVTPLGIAAEYSHPEVLELLIEHGADVNAQAPNGDSVLYDAAGSGNPDCVDILLQHGANPNIQNLSCQLPIHRAAYEGHYLVLRILIPITTRRALRLSGHSPVHSAADGGHVRCLELLLQKGFDVNALLAPHISDNYGDMRRSPLYFAVSNGDSTCTNTLLKAGAKPDLDPLCCLLVAVRSGRYEIVKLLLAAKADVNCFFTVVSDTVFPTALQYCLKDEVMMRLLLNNGYDAEKCFCCSHGHDWERSPDQEEKVSFCDFVSVSWLVNLVGRVVSVLLEYVGPVPLCGKLTKILQKHKEWPHIQSTTRNPRSLSHLSRVVIRKHLSCSRLTSVQLPTRLKDYLLFKESDLYSKIICKED, from the exons ATGTTTGACCTGTGTGATGTCAGAGGGACGGAGGCAGCCGATGAGATGGATGAAGATGAACTCCTGGACTCGTGTCGGCAGGAGCACCTGACGGGATCAGACAG GAGTGACGCTCTGAAGCTGGTGGACGCCATCAAACGAG GCCACATGTCGGTTCTGCAGGAGCTCTGTGATTTCCCAGCAGCCTTCGGTCAGGTGGACGAGCAGGGCTGGTATCCTCTGCACCGGGCGGCGGTGCAGCCTCTGGTCTCGGTTCTGGAGGCGGTGCTGTACG CGTCTTTCAGTCTGAGTCTGGAGGAAACGACCACGGAGGGCGACACCTTCCTGACTTTGGCTGTGAAATCTGGTTTGGTGGAAAATGTAAAGATGCTGCTGGCCCACGGTGCTTCTCctcacaccaccaccaccaagaACGAGTCCCCTCTGCTTTTAG CCGTCAGAGCCGGCTCCCATCAGATGGTTTCCTGTCTGATAGCCGGAGGAGCTCGGGTGGGACAGGTGTGTCTGAGGAGGTGGACGGCGATGCACGAGGCCTCCAGAGCCGGCTGCCTCCACGTCATGGAGCTCCTGCTGCAGAACGGAGGTCAGGTGTCGGAGACGGACCAGCACGGAGTGACTCCTCTGGGCATCGCTGCAGAATACAGCCACCCCGAAGTCCTGGAGCTGCTCATCGAACACG GTGCTGATGTAAATGCCCAGGCGCCGAATGGCGACAGCGTCCTGTATGACGCTGCAGGTTCGGGGAATCCAGACTGTGTCgacatcctgctgcagcacGGAGCCAACCCCAACATCCAGAACCTGAGCTGCCAGCTGCCCATCCACCGAGCGGCGTACGAAGGGCACTACCT AGTTCTGAGGATTCTGATCCCCATCACCACCCGGCGGGCCCTGCGGCTGTCCGGCCACAGCCCCGTCCACTCGGCGGCCGACGGAGGCCACGTCCGCTGCCTGGAGCTCCTGCTGCAGAAAGGCTTCGATGTCAACGCGCTGCTGGCTCCTCACATCTCCGACAACTACGGCGACATGAGGAGAAGCCCGCTGTACTTCGCCGTCTCCAACGGGGACTCAACCTGCACCAACACACTGCTGAAGGCGGGAGCCAAGCCCGACCTGGACCCGCTCTGCTGCCTCCTGGTGGCGGTCCGGTCGGGACGCTACGAGAtcgtgaagctgctgctggcggCCAAGGCCGACGTGAACTGTTTCTTCACGGTGGTGAGCGACACGGTGTTCCCCACGGCGCTGCAGTACTGCCTGAAGGACGAGGTGATGATGAGGCTGCTGCTCAACAACGGCTACGACGCTGAAaagtgtttctgctgcagccacggCCACGACTGGGAGCGTTCCCCCGACCAGGAGGAAAAAGTCTCT TTCTGTGACTTCGTCAGCGTCTCCTGGTTGGTGAACCTGGTGGGCCGGGTGGTGTCGGTCCTGCTGGAGTACGTTGGTCCGGTTCCTCTGTGTGGAAAACTAACAAAGATCCTGCAGAAGCACAAAGAGTGGCCCCACATTCAGAGCACCACAC GTAACCCTCGTTCTCTGTCTCACCTGAGCCGAGTCGTGATCCGGAAAcacctgagctgcagcagactgACGTCGGTCCAGCTGCCGACCCGGCTGAAGGACTACCTGCTGTTCAAAGAGTCCGACCTGTACTCCAAAATCATCTGCaaggaggactga